One segment of bacterium DNA contains the following:
- the tatC gene encoding twin-arginine translocase subunit TatC, translated as MSEAEKNSPELAESEPNHIQMSFLDHLAELRRRLIFIVLSVLVMMMVSFVFSNSIIKLLLYPPMLIPNIKPPIEMMRPVITQVQGLMMVKIQVGLISGIILSLPIILFQLWRFISPGLRKKERRYAIPIILSATICFIIGALFSFLIVIPITLNFLLTMGDIDKELGIIIENMIDLDAYLSFVSGFMLITGLTFELPVLSFFLTKIGVLNHKFLRTYWRHASIACLVVAAIVTPTTDMITLFVVAAPMIILYEISIWVSMITGRKKAKDE; from the coding sequence ATGTCTGAAGCCGAAAAAAATAGCCCTGAACTCGCCGAGAGCGAGCCCAATCACATCCAGATGTCGTTTTTGGATCATCTGGCAGAATTGCGGCGCAGGCTGATTTTTATCGTATTATCGGTGCTTGTCATGATGATGGTATCCTTTGTATTCAGCAATTCTATTATTAAGTTATTGCTGTATCCGCCCATGCTCATTCCGAATATCAAACCGCCCATCGAGATGATGCGTCCCGTTATTACTCAGGTTCAGGGATTGATGATGGTAAAAATTCAGGTTGGACTGATCAGCGGAATTATACTCAGCTTACCCATTATTCTCTTCCAATTGTGGCGTTTTATTTCTCCCGGTTTGAGAAAAAAAGAGCGTCGTTATGCCATTCCGATTATTCTTTCCGCGACAATTTGTTTCATTATAGGCGCGCTTTTCTCGTTTTTGATTGTCATTCCAATAACGCTGAATTTTCTCTTGACCATGGGCGATATAGATAAGGAACTCGGTATTATTATAGAAAATATGATCGATTTGGATGCGTATCTGAGTTTCGTATCTGGATTCATGCTCATCACAGGCCTTACTTTTGAATTGCCCGTATTGTCTTTCTTCCTTACTAAAATAGGCGTATTGAATCATAAATTTTTGCGAACGTATTGGCGCCATGCCTCCATTGCCTGCCTTGTTGTCGCCGCCATCGTTACTCCCACGACGGATATGATTACTTTATTCGTTGTGGCCGCGCCTATGATAATCCTTTATGAAATCAGTATTTGGGTTTCCATGATCACCGGACGTAAAAAGGCGAAGGACGAATGA
- a CDS encoding capsule assembly Wzi family protein, with product MMMKILMIRKQTVRPPQVEMIKMINRVLHFLSHIFLFSCLHVIAQDKSPSSSENMGSTLLYTDHWAYTYIQLLQDRGYLKDLYYSIKPYNRADLAKALINLENETLTPAEKYWIELLRKEFATEITFLDSDNNREVAVSVKTSSGTSNYYQDNHFESDFFVNPEISYSMNHLGVFLRGRIDNGLLSDPTYSGRKADWIAARLEDGYGIFKFGQLGFFIGRTSHNWAPFSNQSLILSDNPYTYDQIGLNFETKHIAFHSTFAKLNAVASGGLTAERYFSAHRLDLKFNNGINLGFSETVVYGGPNQSIEFSYMNPFGIFMNAQTNDGKEANENLAFDFFIPLRKFNFKGQILIDDFILDGPNDPAPNRKTSSDRLGFLFAVQGNDILVQNTHSTLQYENVGSYTYNVKQKRPWQSYSYEGRGLGNESNDRESWNLNLKYFPIPKWIFDLDATFAKQGERNLASNDFEDSTFVKLSFPSGVVEKTLAVSLGVLYRHNQYIFGQARIGLDNVLNRKHIRNRDETSMYFLVQIDISTDHFIKVD from the coding sequence TCCTGTTTGCATGTTATTGCCCAGGATAAATCACCGTCTTCATCTGAGAACATGGGGTCAACATTATTGTATACGGATCATTGGGCGTACACTTACATTCAACTGCTTCAGGATCGCGGTTACCTGAAGGATTTGTATTATTCGATTAAACCTTATAATAGAGCCGATCTTGCAAAGGCACTTATTAATCTCGAAAATGAAACTCTTACCCCGGCTGAAAAATATTGGATAGAACTGCTGCGAAAAGAATTTGCAACTGAGATTACTTTTTTGGATTCTGATAATAACAGGGAAGTTGCCGTCTCAGTGAAAACATCATCTGGAACTTCGAACTATTACCAAGATAATCATTTTGAATCCGACTTTTTTGTTAATCCGGAAATCTCATACTCCATGAATCATCTTGGCGTTTTCTTGCGTGGCCGGATTGACAATGGATTACTTAGCGATCCAACGTATTCCGGAAGAAAAGCGGATTGGATTGCAGCACGACTGGAAGACGGCTATGGGATATTTAAATTCGGTCAATTAGGTTTTTTTATAGGCAGGACTTCTCACAATTGGGCTCCTTTTTCAAATCAAAGTTTGATTTTATCAGATAACCCTTATACCTATGATCAAATTGGATTAAATTTTGAAACGAAACACATCGCATTTCACAGCACTTTTGCAAAACTAAATGCTGTTGCATCCGGCGGTCTCACAGCGGAGCGTTATTTTTCTGCTCATCGGTTAGATTTAAAATTCAATAACGGTATCAATCTTGGGTTTTCTGAAACAGTTGTTTATGGTGGACCCAATCAATCTATTGAATTTTCTTACATGAATCCATTCGGTATTTTTATGAATGCGCAAACTAATGACGGTAAAGAAGCGAATGAAAACCTGGCTTTTGACTTTTTTATTCCTCTGCGAAAATTTAATTTTAAGGGTCAAATACTCATTGATGATTTTATTTTGGACGGGCCAAATGATCCCGCGCCGAACCGTAAGACTTCTTCAGACCGACTTGGGTTTTTGTTTGCCGTTCAAGGAAACGATATTCTTGTTCAGAACACACACTCGACTTTACAATACGAGAATGTCGGCAGTTACACTTATAATGTAAAACAAAAGCGCCCATGGCAGTCGTATTCGTATGAAGGCAGAGGTTTGGGGAATGAATCAAACGACCGCGAATCATGGAATTTGAATCTTAAATATTTTCCAATACCCAAATGGATTTTTGATCTGGATGCAACTTTCGCCAAACAAGGCGAACGCAATTTGGCATCCAATGATTTCGAAGATTCAACGTTTGTAAAGTTGTCCTTCCCGTCGGGAGTTGTCGAAAAAACTCTTGCAGTATCACTTGGAGTTCTGTACCGGCATAACCAATATATATTTGGACAAGCCAGGATTGGATTAGACAACGTTCTGAATCGAAAACACATTAGAAATCGTGACGAAACGTCAATGTATTTCTTAGTACAAATTGATATTAGCACAGATCATTTCATTAAAGTTGATTAG
- a CDS encoding ArsA family ATPase, whose translation MKKLRIIFFSGKGGVGKTTTAAATALHAAALGYRTIVISTDPSHSLSDTFQINLTHSVQNIATNLDGIEIDAFHELDNNWGQIKDYLSSLIVTLGADDAIAGELAIIPGMDNVFSLLRIKEFYDSGNYEVLIIDMAPTGESLRLLSLPQIVSMALKITRYLEKYIVSPVIRPASKMSKSLRAVIAPENVTHSWELVLEKLLDMRRLFEHQSLTSTRIVLNPEKMVINESQRAWTYLNLFGMITDQIIINRVIPKDGLKGYFKDWQVTQQKYLKMIYDNFSPLPITEVPYLKDEVIGISRLSQLGKMIYEDRDPTDVFYSDKPIRIYSTKKEKIFAIKVPFIENNKIDVTTRGNELIIGIGNQMRSFVLPDSLSLLQTEGAEYNNGWLEIKFKKK comes from the coding sequence TTGAAAAAATTACGAATTATTTTTTTTTCAGGGAAAGGCGGAGTCGGTAAAACAACAACTGCAGCCGCTACGGCGCTTCACGCCGCCGCCCTTGGTTATCGAACCATTGTTATCAGTACCGATCCTTCGCATAGCTTATCCGACACATTTCAAATTAATCTAACGCACTCCGTTCAAAACATTGCAACAAATCTTGACGGAATAGAAATCGATGCTTTTCATGAATTGGATAATAACTGGGGTCAGATCAAAGATTATCTTTCTTCTCTGATCGTTACTCTCGGCGCCGATGACGCCATCGCAGGCGAGTTAGCCATAATTCCCGGAATGGACAATGTATTCAGCTTACTTCGCATCAAAGAATTTTATGATTCAGGAAACTACGAGGTTTTGATCATTGACATGGCGCCAACCGGAGAAAGTTTGCGTCTTCTCAGTTTACCACAGATCGTATCCATGGCATTAAAAATTACCCGTTATCTTGAAAAATACATCGTCTCTCCCGTGATCCGCCCAGCATCTAAAATGTCAAAATCTCTCCGCGCAGTGATTGCGCCTGAAAACGTTACCCACTCATGGGAACTTGTTCTTGAAAAGTTACTCGATATGCGCAGGCTATTTGAGCATCAATCTCTCACATCAACGCGTATAGTACTAAATCCGGAAAAAATGGTAATAAATGAATCACAGCGCGCATGGACTTACCTCAATCTATTCGGCATGATCACGGATCAGATCATTATCAACCGCGTGATTCCAAAGGACGGCCTTAAGGGTTATTTCAAGGATTGGCAAGTTACCCAGCAAAAGTATTTAAAAATGATTTATGACAATTTTTCTCCTCTTCCAATCACAGAAGTTCCCTATCTCAAAGACGAGGTAATAGGTATATCGAGACTCAGCCAACTCGGTAAGATGATTTATGAGGATCGTGACCCAACTGATGTATTCTATTCAGATAAACCAATTCGCATTTATTCTACGAAAAAAGAGAAAATATTTGCGATTAAAGTCCCCTTTATCGAGAATAATAAAATTGATGTGACAACACGGGGAAATGAATTGATCATCGGCATTGGAAACCAGATGCGCTCATTTGTTTTGCCGGACTCCTTATCGCTGCTCCAAACTGAAGGCGCCGAATATAACAACGGCTGGCTGGAAATTAAATTTAAAAAAAAGTAG
- a CDS encoding carbamoyltransferase, which yields MYILGISCFYHDSAAALIKDGEIIAAAQEERFTRKKQDDNFPHHAVHFCLNHAGIVLSQIDYVAFYEKPLVKFERLLRTYFAYAPFGLNSFMKAMPQWIRKKLWMPELIMDELKEFKGKIIYPEHHESHAAAAFFPSPYSEAAFLTIDGVGEWTTTSFGVAKGNQLAIDFEIHFPHSVGLLYSAFTYYTGFKVNSGEYKVMGLAPYGEPKYVDLIYKHIIDLKEDGSFKLNMDYFNFAAGLTMTNAKFHKLFGGPPREPESWLTQREMDLAKSVQVVTEEIMLRMAKHIRKVTGQKKLCLAGGVALNCVANGKLLKDNIFEDIWIQPAAGDAGSALGAALFVWYQYLQNPRTCNEVDDTQHGSYLGPHFSDEYIESFLAGNSIPFQKLSRTEMITQISGELANEKVVGWFQERMEFGPRALGSRSIIGDARSSKMQSVMNLKIKYRESFRPFAPSVLREHVGAYFDMDHDSKYMLLVADVVDKKRIPMTEEQQKLFGIEKLNIPRSEIPAVTHIDYSARVQTVHKDTHGAYYELIHAFYKKTGCPVIVNTSFNVRGEPIVCSPEDAFRCFMRTEMDYLVLGNYVLKKADQKPMDDNKEWMREFELD from the coding sequence ATGTACATTCTCGGCATCTCCTGTTTTTACCATGATTCCGCGGCAGCACTCATAAAGGACGGTGAAATCATAGCAGCGGCTCAAGAAGAGCGGTTTACACGGAAAAAACAGGATGACAATTTTCCGCATCATGCGGTTCATTTCTGTTTAAACCATGCCGGCATTGTTCTAAGCCAGATCGATTACGTAGCTTTTTATGAAAAGCCATTGGTCAAATTCGAGCGCCTTCTGCGAACGTATTTCGCTTATGCGCCATTTGGCCTTAATTCTTTCATGAAAGCTATGCCGCAATGGATCCGAAAAAAATTATGGATGCCGGAACTCATTATGGACGAATTGAAGGAATTTAAGGGTAAGATCATCTACCCTGAACATCACGAGTCACATGCCGCAGCCGCTTTTTTTCCTTCGCCCTACTCAGAGGCTGCTTTTCTCACGATCGATGGTGTCGGCGAATGGACGACCACCAGTTTTGGCGTCGCTAAAGGAAATCAATTGGCTATCGATTTCGAAATTCATTTTCCGCATTCTGTAGGCCTTCTCTATTCCGCTTTTACTTATTATACGGGCTTTAAAGTAAACTCCGGCGAGTACAAGGTCATGGGGCTGGCGCCCTACGGAGAACCGAAATATGTTGATTTGATATACAAGCATATTATTGACCTCAAGGAGGACGGCAGTTTTAAATTAAATATGGACTACTTTAATTTTGCCGCAGGCCTTACGATGACCAACGCCAAATTTCATAAGTTGTTTGGCGGGCCGCCGCGTGAGCCGGAATCCTGGCTGACTCAGCGTGAAATGGATCTCGCAAAATCCGTTCAGGTGGTAACCGAGGAAATCATGCTCCGAATGGCCAAACACATCAGAAAGGTTACCGGACAAAAAAAACTGTGTTTAGCCGGCGGAGTTGCGCTGAATTGTGTTGCAAACGGCAAATTACTCAAGGATAATATATTTGAGGATATATGGATACAGCCTGCGGCAGGCGATGCCGGGAGCGCGCTGGGAGCGGCACTCTTCGTTTGGTATCAATATCTCCAGAATCCTAGAACTTGCAATGAAGTTGACGATACACAGCACGGCTCTTATCTGGGACCTCATTTTTCCGACGAATATATCGAGTCTTTTCTCGCTGGCAATTCTATTCCCTTTCAGAAGCTAAGCCGAACAGAAATGATTACACAAATCTCCGGCGAACTAGCGAACGAAAAAGTCGTAGGATGGTTTCAGGAGCGTATGGAATTTGGCCCGCGCGCCCTCGGTTCGCGTAGTATCATCGGCGACGCACGTTCCTCTAAAATGCAGTCTGTGATGAATCTCAAAATCAAATACCGCGAATCATTTCGCCCTTTTGCTCCAAGCGTGCTGCGAGAACATGTGGGCGCATATTTTGATATGGATCATGATAGTAAATACATGCTGTTAGTTGCCGATGTGGTCGACAAGAAAAGAATTCCAATGACGGAAGAACAGCAAAAATTATTCGGGATTGAAAAACTTAATATCCCCCGATCCGAAATTCCGGCTGTCACGCACATTGACTATTCAGCTCGAGTACAAACGGTTCACAAAGACACGCACGGTGCTTATTACGAACTCATACATGCGTTTTATAAAAAAACAGGATGTCCGGTCATCGTCAATACGTCCTTCAATGTCAGAGGTGAGCCGATTGTCTGTTCACCAGAAGACGCATTCCGCTGCTTTATGCGAACTGAAATGGATTACCTCGTTTTAGGAAACTATGTTTTGAAAAAAGCCGATCAGAAGCCCATGGATGATAATAAAGAATGGATGAGAGAATTCGAACTCGATTAA